The segment atttttgGGATAACAATATCTAAAGATACTGaactatcatatttttttaatttaaatacttaaaactttcaaatttctctattaaaatgattaaattttcaaattttcatattggTGTAACTGTACtttcattatttcatattaaaagtaCCAAAGTAATCATCTCACCTcctaaaaaagagaaaacaaataatcttaattttgaaagttCAGTTTCTTTAAtaggaaaatttaaaagtttagtctcttcaattaaaaaaaaagaattttgatcCGTTCAATAGGAACAAATGTGATAGTACAATACTTGCAGGTGTTGTTATCCTTTTATAGGTTTATCTACGGGTGGATCTGAtcctaatcaaattaaatttgggACCAGTTTGACCCCAAATTGTATTTATAATGTCTAACTTAAATTGAGATAAAATGTCACTAAAAGGATGTCTATAAGAGGAATAAAATTGTCAAAAGGGTAAATAGTATAATTGGAGAAACAAACAAACCAATCTCAATTTAAACTATTGAATTAGAACTCCAATTTAAAATTGACTCATTCTAGCCAAACAATAAAGTTAAGAAGAAGTAGCTCCGACTGAATTCACCTCTATGTTCATCTCAAGTATGAAGGAAACACACGCACATAATCTTTGAAAAGTCCTACGGAATATAGCATACATCTTgtaattcaaagtttaaatctATCTTAAAAGAGCTCTCAAGAAACCAATTGGATTCggagttaaaaaattaatgtattaCTATAAATTGGtgcttcaaaaaaaaaaaaatcaacaagttTTTCCAAATCTCAGTATGGCTCCTAAAACTTTTCTTTATTCATTTCCCTTGTTTCAGTTCCATTTCCCAGCCGGACAAGATGCTGTGAGAGCTGGCCACTGGTTTCCAGTTTCCGATATAAGATTCCACTCTCCTTTGCTATGCTTTCACCTATCTCGATCCCAAAACGAACCAAGTCGACAATGCATCATAAAACTAGGCTCAGCTCTCGACCTTCACCCAAACTTTTCAACAGACGGACCCGTCAGTCAAAGCTCTACTGTCGATCCAAGGAGACAGTGCAAACCAGGCAGAATTTGCTTCAATGGCAATCGAATCCCCCTCCCGGAAATCATTTACCGATTCTTCGATAAATCTTGCCAGGCAATACAAATTTCAATGGCCTAGACCTCAACTGCGAGTACCCTCCTCTCAGCTTCTGCAATGGCCAACGTAGCTTTACTCAACGAGTGGAGAGCAGCCATTTGACAACGAATCCACAAGCATCGGCAACACATCATTGCTTCTATCCGCCGCAGTTTTTTGCTCATCCGATTATTACACATTGATAACCTGGTTCAAGCTATAGCAAACAACCTGGATTGGATCAATGCTATGACGTATGACTTCTACGGTCCACTTTGTTCGAGTATTACAGGGCCTCCCGCTGCTTTATACAATCCTGGAAACGATCAATTTAGCGGAAATTAAGGAGTCACAAGGTGGATACAAGCTAGAGTGCCTTCCAGTAAAATTGTGATAGGCCTTCCGTTTTATGGCTACGCTTGGCAGCCTGCTGATGCTAATAACCATTGATTTTTTGCCCCATCAGTTGGGGCGGCTTTGTCTTCAAATGGGTCAGCTAGTTAAAACCAGACTGAGGATTTTATATCGGAAAACAGTGCGACCACCGTGTATAATTCAACTGTGATTTCGAACTATTGTTATTCTGGAACAACTTGGATCGGTTTCAATGATACGGAGAGTATTTCTGCCAAGGTTTCGTATGGAGAATGGACATATTGGTTACTTTGCCTGGCATGTTGCAGCGGATGACCATTGGGTTCTTTCCCAGACAGGTTTGTtctatttatttcaataaaactatgggTATTTGTAATGAATATTGATTtgaatactaataataatatattattatatgattaaaaatttttaaattaaagataaacaatACCCAATCATActgtaatatattatcattaatacgaAATTGATACTCATTTAGTTCTTAGTTATATTATGAAAGTTTGTGTTATTGGTGAAATGTAAGCactagaaaatatatattgtggTCAAAGTAAGGGTGCAAACAAGCCAAGCATGATAATATTTGACTCAAACTTAGCTCAACAACAGATATGtagagcttgagcttgagtttgtcAAGTTAAGATAGTAAGATATCAACTTGGGCTTGAAAAAGAAACAGttgactcaagtttgacttaaaaaattttttcaatcccacgattttaaaaatctcacatttAACCccataacttttatatttttcaattatctcatatattcatagttaagaaataaaattgtaaGAGTGTAAGTgagcaaaatttaaaacttttacaaagtttattaatttttaatttgactcaagttATAAGCTTGTAAACTCATTAAGTTGatcaattttaaacttaaactctaCTCGAGATGAGTTGAATAACGAACTATTTGCAACTCTAAGCCAAAGTGCGTCGTTTAATAATCGAGTGGGAGTCGGAGAATGAAAGGTAAAATTAGAAAGTTGTGCTTTCTATTAGGGGTGCTAAAGTCAATTTCAAATGATAGGATgtaaatgaatattaaatattagaagaagaaaagtatTTCAATACAAATTCTAGAACTTTTATTGGGCTTGGAATGAGTCATAGTTATATCcaaattaaatcgaattgagtattgtttaactcaaatttagctcaattatatttatgtgaaacTTGAGTTTGACAAGCTTGACTGTTGTTatgacattaatttttataaataaattattaggtATATCAGTTAATTGGTTGTACATATATCTGTTACATTGAAGATTTGTTCACTATGATTATTTGTTctgatttgtaattttcattgTAATCAATTTAATCTGGAAAATATGCCAAAGAATCGGCgcatacataattatttttaaaatcatttgttCGGTGTTAGGGGGATACGAGCTTGGATCAAACTCTAAAACTATTTTCAAATGATCTGCTCAATGTCACTGGAGGTAGGGGTGCATTCGAGTTTATcaatatatattcaaagtaaataatattttaataatagacTAAATTATTAGATGTGATagattatatattcaaaatagataatattttaataataggTGAGActattaaatcataatattacataaatataCTTATATGAACAATATCATGGCAATAAGTGAATTcaacattataattaattaattcatttattatatatctatatttccTAGTACACTTTAGAAAATGTAGTAGATAGGATTTTATCTGCTTATTACCCTAGCCGAACAAATTAAGTACAACCTTTGGACTAGAACAATCTACTGTGGTACAAGTATGGTGTTATAAAAATGCGGCCAATGAGcacatatattaaatacatgTCACCTAAAGTTTATATACAAAAGTTGTATTAAAATGTATGTAAAAAGAATGTGTAACATCTTGGTTTAATAGTTCGATTCACTATCAAGatatttaaacataattcaTCTAGCTATCATATCAGTCAATGTTACATTGTTAACCGAGCTGGTCCAACAATACTCCAACTGTGGTGTAGCATTCCAAGATGCGGCAGGCCTGTTTGGGATCATAGAATCTGTGGTTTCATTTTTAAGCATGGAGAAAACCTTCAAAATGGATGGTCTATCATTAGGGTTTTCCTGGACACAAAGCAAACCTATTTGCAAGCACCTCATTAATTTACAAGGCGAATCTATATCATCAAGTGATGGATCCATAAACTCCATGCCTTTGCCATCCTTCCACAGCTCATATGCCTGAAATCAAATGATATGTCCAATCTCAGCAATCTTGTAATCCAAACTAAGGAGATGACAACACTTAGAGTATCAAACTATAAATGTTGAAGAAACTAGActctcaacttttttttttgaaaaaatcaaacttttactATTTCTTATTGAAAGTatcaaacaaatacaattataattgtttcttttgttttgtttaaaaaacaaGGTGATTAGTTTAGTACCCTAAATAGGaaaatttgagagtttgatTATTTCAATAGAGAAAAACAAAGTTCAACTCTTTTAATAGAATAAAAGTAATAGTTCAATAACTTCAAATGTTGTTATTCTCTAGTTAAGCTgggaattataattaatattttggtAAGGGTCAATGGAAACTCACATATTGTAGAAGGTTAAATTTTCCATTCATAATGGAAAATAAATTGGAAACTTTTTTCCCACTTATTATTTCTAGGAGTAGAACACCAAAACTATAAACGTCTGATTTGGTAGAGTATATGCCCCTTTTATGGTATTCAGGAGGAAGATAGCCTCTGCATTAAATGATAACAAAACTAGAAATTACTATCTACATAAATGTAAGGTAAGGCAAATTAAAACTTGTGCTTGTGACAATATTAGGGGTGGATCTAATCCAAATCGAATTGAGCTAGAGGCTAGCTCGAGCTCTTTCAAACTGATGAACAATGTGTCATCTAAGGAGTGAACAATGTCACTGTCGATATGAATCATATTACCAGATGGACAAATAAGTTGAGCTATTAGACTGAAGCTCCAATTTGAAATCAACTCATTTGAATCGAGTCGTAAATTTGATCAAACCTAAAAGGCACTCATACTAAAGTGCTCACAAAtagtaaaacaaaattacacCATATTGGTGTCTCTTTTTGTGGGATAATCCAacctaaaacaaaacaattaatgCCCTCATATAAATCTAGTAAATAAGCAATGTAGGAAAAACAATCTAATATTGTCGgcaagataaataatatcatcatatGGACAAATGAGTTGATTTCAAGTTGAGCTATCCAATTGGAGTTTTAACCTAAAATCGACTCATTTAAGCAAAGTCATAAATTCAATCCAGGCCAGCTTAGATAATATCCACCCCTAGCGACATAAAGAGGAAATGTACTTACAATGTTCCCACAATCATTCCTGTGTTTGCTTCAAGATTGTTTTTTGCGAAAATTGTAGCCATaccaaaatctgaaattttagcATTCATGCTCTCATCTAACAAAATATTACTGGCTTTTAAGTCTCGGTGAATAACAGTAAATCTTGAGTATTCTTGGAGATACAAGAGTCCTTGAGTAACTCCTTCAATGATGTGAACCCTCTTTTTCCAATTCAAAGTATGTTGATTGCAAGGACCtgcattaatttaaatatgaacaATCAACATGAAGAAATTTcagaagaatttaaaaaaaattactattggAAAGCACATACTAAAAAGATAATAATCcaagcttttatttttcaaatattcatagATCAGCATATGCTCTTCTCTATCAATGCAATAACCCAAAACTCCAACAAGATTTACATGTTGGAGCTTTGCCGTAAGTATAACTTCGTTCTTGAATTCCTTGAATCCTTGTGTTGAGGTTTGTGAAAGTCTCTTCACTGCAATTTCTTGTCCATCTGGTAGTACACCCTAGCAAACACACTAGTAGTCAGTATCTACTATAGgattcttttgtattttttatagtttaattgtTAAGTATTGTATATCGTTTGAGAAATAAGTTAGGTGTGGATACATAACTGTAAGGAAAAACTTTATCTCTTGAGCTAACTTTTGGGTTGACAGATGCGtaataataattctttacaGCACCCTTACGAAAATCTCACATTAGCAAAGTATGTGAAAAATGTTACGTATATGAGTATCTCACATCGTTTTAAGATATTAAGACAATAGTGTTTAAATAGTTTGCAAACTgttaaattgtcaaaatatgttttgggttgtaaaacctaaaaacaaaaccaaaaccaaaactatTATAAGTTGTATGTTTATAacagataatattttaacaataggTTTGGTATAGAACCACAAATGATTATGCAAACTTCAATGAGTATGTTGAGTAGATAAATCTCACTTTGACAAAGCACGAGAGAAATGTATGTCtataatagataatatcttaacTATAGGTCTAGTGTAGAACCAAAGATGATTGTGCAAACCTCAATGAGTATGTTGAGTAGACAAATTTCAATttggcaaaacacaaaaaagatgttaaatatatatgaacatTCAATATCGAATGGGGATGTTCGTATGATTCTAAGTACCCCTTCCCAAATGAGGGAGGTTTCCACTTTACTCCCCCTTCCCCTAGTTAAAGGGAGGTTATTGTGTTTATTGACTAACACGATAGAAATGTTGGATATATAAAAGCATGTCCCCAAATGAGGGGAGGTTTCACCCTTATTCCCTTTCCCCTGCTTAAAGGGAGGTTGTTGGGCTTATTGTGATTGGTGTTAGACAGATGACCTCATGTGTGAAAGACTCAATAGCACTTTTCAATGTCTAACACTAAACCATCAGACtcttaattatttcataaaacCCAACCTAACCCTGCCATTATACATTTAATGGAAGAGTGAACAGTCCCGAGCaccaaatttataaatagattgtTTGTTCTATATAATGTACCTTGTAAACAGGTCCATATCCACCTTGTCCAAGCTTATTTTCCATTGAAAAACAATTAGTAGCTGCCTCTATATCTGTCCAAGTATACTCTATTAGATTTGGAACACTGCTACCGAAATCTTCATTAGCTTTCCCTTCCTTTGCTTCATCTTTGGATCTTTTAAACGTGTCCCCAATCTTCCTTATAACTATCAACCAAgatgatttaaaataattgtttaaaaaaaaaaacctgaaaaaAATGCTCACTGATTGatctgaaaatttgaaacttacAAGGCAATTTGATCATCTTTCTCCTCCAGCAATAATAGATCATGGACATTTTCCCTAGCAGAAGAATTACAATGGCTGCTGTAGTCAAAACGATAGCCACCAAACGCCTCTTATTCTGTCCGTTCTTTTTACTATCTGAAGAATCAAAGAAGAGCAATACAATTTGTGCAAGTGATGAAATGGTTAAGAAGATTATTGTAACATTCTGGTCTAATAGTTTGTCCCACCACTGTTCAAATGGTCTAATAACTTGGACGCAGTTTGTAATGTGGTTTGCAACCTAAAACCCATTTTGATAACTTAGTAGGTCATAgactattaattaatttaatcaactTAGTATGCTTACACATACTTAGCATTTCTCTTGTGTCACTTTCAACATATCATTCTCAAACGATATAAGATGTTTATATATACTCAATATCAAACTTACAAAACTtaacatttttattgaaatttgcTCTACTACCATTCAAATGGTTCAATAATTCGGTCCactgttaaaatattatcattttagagATAAATCTGTCacaatttgttttttgattttgtAACCTAGAATgtgaatattttgttattattccCAAACAAGGTGGAATGCTCATACATACCCACATCTCTcctggggtgttacaattaGAACAAGTGAAGATGGAATATGCTGATTACCTGCAGCAGCTTCAGAAAGCTCCCAATTCAAGTCATAGGAGACAAGCCACACATAGTAACCACGTAAACCTTTCTCCTTGGCATAAGAAACCTTTCTTCTGATGGCTTCAACGCCATCAAAACCAATCCAATATGTGCCGATTGTGCAGAAATTCACCACATAAGTGTCATTGTACATAACATGTATATTGGAGCCAGATTCCGCAATGTAATTCTTGATCTCCTTGTAGGTCATATACCCACCCGTTGAATTCCTAGCTGGCCCTATTGCTGCTGCACCAATGCCACTATCCTCAGGATTCTTCAGAATCCATGCAAATCCATAGAAAGGCAAACCTAAAACCAGCTTATCAGCTGCTAACCCGCTTTCAATCCATTCCCTTATACCGTTATCCGTATTGGTTGAATTAGTTGGATCGTATAGAGCAGCATGAGCGCCTGTAACATTGCTCAATTCGGGCATGGTGAACCTGGCAGCTACAACATGAACccaatccaaatttttttttattgagtcTACGGGGTAGCTTCTTGAAGGTGTCAATGGCGTATAACCAACCGATGCTGTCAAAAAAAGCTGTGACTTTCCTGAGATTGTTGCCTCTAAAGCGATAGCCATTCGCCACTCTTCAAAGAGTACACCCATATTGACCATATCAGAGCCTGATGGCCCCGGATACAAAGACAGGTCCAGGCCCTGGAAGTGATAGTGCCTGGCTATTTTTATCGAGGAATCGATGAAAGATTTCCTGGAAGAAGGGTTGCttgccaaggaagaaaatgtcGAATTACTTACTCCCTCTCCTCCGATGGACAGGAGTGTAGCGACTGATGGGTTCTTCTGCTTGACCGTTTCCGTGAAGgttgagaaaaaattttcagGGAACAGACTGAGCTCGTAGGAGGTTGAATTGACGCCAGCGAAGGCGCAAATAATGTGAGTAAAGAGGGAGGATTTTATTTCAGAAACATGAAGCTCAGACTCATATCGTGAATCATACTTGTAATATCCAGCTCTGATCCAATTTTCCCCGATTGAAGGACTaaattgtaaagaaaataaaacctGAAGAACAAGAATGATCGTCTTGGATCCCATTGAAGGACTAACTGGTTCAATTCAGAGATGAATagataacttttatatatataaaaagttttctGTTGGATGCTGATGCACGTACTTGGTCTCATTATGGGCGGATTGTACTATAAGCCAgacaaaatatttgatttcaaAACTGCAAGCTTCCAGTATTAAAACTAAAAGTAACAATACCTGAAAATATcgaattatcatatttttacaGAATAgaagtttattttttcattaaagagATTGAAGAGATTAGCTTTCAGATTTTCCTActaaaagtaataaactttcaCTATTTTCAATCGAAAGAATCATactaatgaataaaatctaataGTTTAGtcatttcaaaagaaaactatTAGAGTTCGattttttcaatagaaaaaataaaaatggaaatcggccgatttaataaataaaaaatgataatttgataattacagATGCTATTATCCTGATAAAAATATTCCTTTGTTCTAGTATAAAGCAACTACAATTACGAAGACAGCAATTTATTTATCCGCCTGACAAAGACTGGTCATAGTAAATCGCCGATTATTCCAATAAGATTTTGTTTCATTCGCAGTTTCTTGATTTTTCATAAACTATAGGACAGCCGTTGACATGTTATCGATTCATTCTAATTTAGTTGTTCCACAAAGTTTCATTCGTAATTTTTGAAAAGGCAGCGTTCTGCCCTATAATCATATTGCAGTTTCATTTTCTTAGCATTAATAGAGAAACCACGAGGTGAAGTGGTGAGTATCCTATAGGAGCAATGTAATATCTATCCACTttaagtatatacttatatgtattatcacgttattgaatattactttatccttaatttaaaatcactcaatcacatgataatatatatcaaatatatatttatttatatatttaaaataaatatatataattttattaatcttatacTAGTTGGAAATTAGGTCGAGTGTGGATATATAATTGTGTTGGAAAATCTCACATTTGAACTAGTTTTTGAGTGGGAGAAACCCAACATCACTTTTGGTAGGTCCAACATGCAGTATTAGAACCCAAGGTTTGGAACGACTTCATCCAAATCCACAACATAAGTCCATTTTTCGAAGTTTCAAGCTGGTAATCCAAACGCCCAGTGGAGGGGATGTTGTTTCTTACTCCCAATTGACTTCAGGAGGCTAAAATGAAAGGGAGGTTCCATAGCTTTACTCCTCGGTTGACCTGCACGATTGAGGGGAGGTTGTTGATGGACCAATGACTGATGGGGGAGACATGTTGAGCATCCCACGTTGGTTAAAAATTAGATTGGGTGCTGGTATATAAGTGTAATGGAAAACCTCATCACTTCTAaagagaaaagtgaaaaaatattgaaaaatattgacCCTATTGGACATAATCCAATTTTTGATAAATCAGGATAAATGACGCATGTTCTTTCTCTTTAACTATTTACTTTATTAATCTCATACACAATCTCTGGTTGTTTTCTACAATTGGTCCCCTCCCTCCATCTAGTCTTCAATCAAACTGTGTTTCTTGAACTTCCAAGggtatcttttctttttgtttaataaCTGCAGCAATAATACATTCTTATTTGTTGAGAATCATAACACTACACAACGAAAATGGGATCATGAAAATCCCTAACAGTGCCAACCAGATTGAACCAGCAAAAGCAAAAACTAAATATGATCCTGGAAATGGCAGAAAAATCTATCTGGGTAGTCTAGTGTTATCAGAATTTGCAACACCAGTCGTAACCTTGGCAACATCAAGAGCTCAGGTTTCAGGCTTTTCGTTGGAGTACCACACAAAGTAGCCAATCGCATCGGCAAAAGCAAATCTTGTAATAGCCATTTTCTTGGACATTGGCTGAGGCTTTCACGCCCGTGAAGGACCTCTGATTCATGTTGTGCCATTTGATCTGGTCCTGCCATTTTCAATCTCTTTGaatctttttgtttcttgtttttgtaACAAGCCGGTACAAATGTAGAGatttataactcaaaactatttaattagttttatctTCGCATTTCTAAGCAATGTGACATGACTATACATGTCTAGCATCCTCCTATTTTGCCAACATGACATTTACCTAACATGTTACAGTTTTGATGGATAAAAATGTGTTTGCTTCCTAAAATTATCAAACAATTCCTGGTGTCAGGCGTCATTTCAACCAGTAATCCGGATCTCCATCTCGACTTCTTGGTTATGGAGAATAGATAGTGATTGAAAACTcctgatatttttataaatttatatttcaaatttatggtAATATCAATATGAACATAAAGATTAGATTTGTGGGTATCAATAGCTAAGGGTTAATTCAAACCGACTCTAAAACTCGAACTTGAGATAAGTTGGCTAAAGAAACCACTGGAAAGCGTcgaaggaaaagaagaagggtagttgaagatgaagaataaaaattggtaaaaaagaaaccaaaaactgaaaaatcgtGAAGAAGATGAGAAGTTGTCAGAGAAAACGTATCTCGATGACCACCTAAAGACTCGCTCAAGTTGAGCTGactcaattcaaactcaagctgAAATTATCCCAGCTTGAATTCAACTTATTCAAGTTAATATCAAGTTAATCTTGAAtcgatttgattcgaattcaccCTTATCACTAGCTTATCCCTTTACATTAGATCAAAATATTAGGTTTCATACTAAATACATGAACTTGAGTATTCATTACTGGATTTCAGCTTTGGTTATATTTGGCTAGTATTGAATAAAAGGAAAAGTTGGAGAGTATGAATTGGTTTATACCTTAATTTCCTCCCATACTTTAATAGATCTTATACAATAAATACAATATGGTTTATAATTTGTTCTGCACATCAAGTAATATATTTGTACTAGAAGTTGTGTCTTTGGGTCATGATATTTCAAGTTAAAAGACTCAGTCCAACCctgaactaaattagaatttcttagaaaaccctaaacttgaacACAACCTAACACAATTTGTTTTGACTCGAAACAACATGTGTTATATGTTTT is part of the Mangifera indica cultivar Alphonso chromosome 13, CATAS_Mindica_2.1, whole genome shotgun sequence genome and harbors:
- the LOC123194903 gene encoding probable LRR receptor-like serine/threonine-protein kinase At1g53420; this translates as MGSKTIILVLQVLFSLQFSPSIGENWIRAGYYKYDSRYESELHVSEIKSSLFTHIICAFAGVNSTSYELSLFPENFFSTFTETVKQKNPSVATLLSIGGEGVSNSTFSSLASNPSSRKSFIDSSIKIARHYHFQGLDLSLYPGPSGSDMVNMGVLFEEWRMAIALEATISGKSQLFLTASVGYTPLTPSRSYPVDSIKKNLDWVHVVAARFTMPELSNVTGAHAALYDPTNSTNTDNGIREWIESGLAADKLVLGLPFYGFAWILKNPEDSGIGAAAIGPARNSTGGYMTYKEIKNYIAESGSNIHVMYNDTYVVNFCTIGTYWIGFDGVEAIRRKVSYAKEKGLRGYYVWLVSYDLNWELSEAAADSKKNGQNKRRLVAIVLTTAAIVILLLGKMSMIYYCWRRKMIKLPFIRKIGDTFKRSKDEAKEGKANEDFGSSVPNLIEYTWTDIEAATNCFSMENKLGQGGYGPVYKGVLPDGQEIAVKRLSQTSTQGFKEFKNEVILTAKLQHVNLVGVLGYCIDREEHMLIYEYLKNKSLDYYLFSPCNQHTLNWKKRVHIIEGVTQGLLYLQEYSRFTVIHRDLKASNILLDESMNAKISDFGMATIFAKNNLEANTGMIVGTLGYLPPEYHKRGIYSTKSDAYELWKDGKGMEFMDPSLDDIDSPCKLMRCLQIGLLCVQENPNDRPSILKVFSMLKNETTDSMIPNRPAASWNATPQLEYCWTSSVNNVTLTDMIAR